A window of Mucilaginibacter robiniae genomic DNA:
CATGCTGGCCGATGCTGGCGGTATACCCATAGATAAGGAAAATGTAGTAGAAGTAACGCCGTACGACATACCGATAGCCCCATCAATCAGCGCAAATACAAAGCCTGCACCTAAAAAGTAATAAAACGCCGGGTTTATATGTTGTACATAAATTTTAAACCCAGGTTGGTTAAACCACAAAGTGGTAAGGCTTAAACCCAATGCGAGTACAGTAGTAATCCAGATCAACCATTTGAGGTGGTGCTTTTGAGCAGGCTTTTGCTCAACCAACATGGCTGTAGCCTCATTAAGTGCTTTTACTTTATCAGCGAAATTACCTTTTAATTGCAGGCGCAAGGCATTCATCTGCTGCAAAGTGGTGTCCAAATCATCGGGCAACGCTTCGCTTAATACCTGTTTAAGCCGTTTGGCTATAGTAGGTGATTTACCGTTGGTAGAAATGGCAATTTTTAAATCGCCTTTTTTTATGATGGAGCCTAAATAGAAATCGCACAGATCAGGTTTGTCTGCTACGTTGATCAACAATTTACGCTGATGGGCGGCCCTGCGTATATGCGCATTCAATTCATTGTCGCCTGTTGCGGCCACTACTAAATCAGCTTCATTCAAATCATCGGCTTCAAAGGTTTTCTGCCTGATGCTGATTTGCGGATAAGAAGCAACTAATTGTTGTACTTCAGATAAAACGCGTTCGGCTATGATAGTAACACGGGTTTGCGGACTGTTATGCAAAAGTGCAGTCAGTTTTTCCAACCCAATGTTACCCGCACCAATCAATACCACATGCAACTCATTCAGTTTCAGAAAAACCGGAAAGAGTTGATTGTCGCCTTGTATAGGTGCAGGCTTAGCCGTTGCTGCGTTATTACCTGGTTGTATAATCATGCAATTCGTGAATGGTTCGAAATTGAGGATGTAGCGATACTACCTGACCAAATACCAGGATGGCAGGGGCTTTAATATGGTGCTCGAAGGCTAAATCAACCAAAGTATCAACCGTACCAATTACCACCTTTTCATCAGGCATCGAGCCATTTTGAATAATAGCGGCGGGTAAATGGTGTTTGCCTTCGGCTTTGAAAAGAGCCGTAATTTCAGCTAATTTGTGTAAACCCATCAGTACCACAATAGTAGCATTGCTGCGTACGGCTTGGTATAAATCTGCCGAGAGTTGACCACTGGCTGTAGTACCGGTTACTACCCAGAAACTTTCGCTCAGGCCTCGATGCGTAACGGGTATTTGTTGCAGACCTGGCACCGAGATAGAGCTGGATATACCTGGAATAACAGTAGCCGGAATGTGATGTGCTGCTGCAAACTCCAGTTCTTCATAACCCCGGCCAAACACAAAGGGATCGCCGCCTTTCAGGCGAACTACGTGACCGTAGTTTAAGGCATAGTCCACCATAAGCTGATTAATAGCTTCTTGCTTTTGCGAGTGTTCGCCCGAGCGTTTACCTACATAAACTTTAATAGCTTGTTCGGGTGCAAATGCTAGCAGTTCCTCGCTCACTAAGGCATCGTATAATACTACATCGGCAGCTTGCAAAGCTTTAAGCCCTTTTAAAGTAATCAGTTCCGCATCGCCGGGACCGGCACCTACTAAGGTAATGCGGGGTTGCTTATAAGTTGGATGGGATGATGTCATTTTTAAATTCCTCACGTTTAGCTTTCATTTCTATTAAAAAACCTTCAGCATCCTGCATATAAGCCGTAGCAAAAGCTTCTGATGGTTCATTTTGGTTCAGGCGGGTTACCCAGTTGTTAAAAGTATCAGGCAGGTGCACCAGACCGGTAGCTATGAAATGCGTATCAAACTCTTTCATGATACCAATCTGCGTACTGCTGTTCACGTTCTTATCCAACAGTAAAGCTTTAGCCGCACTGATGAAGGTATTGTAGCTATGATAAATGGCATCTGCCCAGCGGCTTTGCTGGTAAGCTTCTTTAGCCCAGCCTATTTTTTCGTCGGCTTCGTATAATAAGGTGGCTACTAGGTCAATCATTACCCCGGCGCATTCCCCTACACCAATGGCTGTAGCAAAGGTTTCTTCATGGCCCCAGTCTACAAACTCTTCCTCGGTCAGGTTAGTCAGGTCAGCCAATGGTTTCAGTAACTGGTAAAAATAGTCTTTGCCTTTAGCATCATAATAGGCGTGGAAGTTACCGTACTGCTCGGCTTGCGGGCGATAGTCATCCAGCACATAGCGTAAGGCATGAGTAGCACGTTTAGCTGGTACCTTAATAACTTTATCAGCAGCGCGGCCAACGCCATTGCCTACGGTGCCACCACCTAGTAAAACTTGTACCGATGGTAAAACGCGTGTGCCCGCTTTTAATGAGCTACCATGAAATCCGATATGAGCCAGCCCATGTTGCCCACAAGAATTCATGCAACCGCTTATTTTTATTTTAATATCCTGATTGTAAATCAAGTCTTCGTATTCATCGTAAATTACTTCTTCCAGCACGCGCGATAGGGTCATGCTGTTAGAAATGCCCAAGTTGCAGGTATCAGTACCTGGGCAGGTGGTTACGTCGGCTACACTGTCAAAGCCAGGTGCCGCTAAGCTTACTGTTGCCAAAGCATTAAACAAAGCAGGTAAAGCTTCTTTGCTTACGTATTTCAGTAGTAAGCCTTGGTTCTGGGTAACCCGTATTTCATCGGCCACTAAATTTTGTATGCCGGCTATGAGTTGTCGTACTTCGGGAGTATGGATATCACCTACCGGAACTTTTACCCATACGCCATAAAAGCCAGGTTGCTTTTGTTCAAACACGTTGGTAGCCAACCATTGCTCATACTGCCGCTGATTGCTAACTGTTACTTCCGGGTAAGCTTGAGTTTGCGGCAGGGCAGGAGCAGGTACGGTATCGCGGTTGATTTTAAATGATTGTACCTTGTTGGCTGTCTTTTCACCTTCGGCCAATCGCAGTAATTCATCCAACCCCATTTTTTGTACCAAAAACTTCATGCGGGCCTTACTGCGGTTACTGCGTTCACCATAACGGTCAAATACCCGGATAATGGATTCGATAAAAGGTATCAGTTCATCTTCAGGCAAAAATTCATGTACCGGATGGGCTAAGGCTGGCTGTGCACCCAAGCCACCGCCCAACATTACTTTAAAGCCGCGCTCATCACCATTTTGCAGTTTGGGGATGAAACCTAAATCATGAATGTAGCTGAAAGCAGTATCAGCATCGCTGGATGAAAAAGTTATTTTAAACTTCCGGCCCATTTCTTGGCAAATAGGGTTTCGCAGCAAATATTCAAATACGGCCTGTGCATAAGGCGATACATCAAAAGGCTCTTGTGGGTCAATACCAGCTGATGGTGACGTGGTTACATTACGTACCGTATTGCCGCAGGCTTCACGTAGCGTAATATCATCCTGCTCCAGCTTAGCCCATAGTTCTGGGGTGCGATCCAGGCTCACGTAATGGATCTGGATGTCCTGACGGGTGGTTAAATGCAGGTTGCCGCTGCCGTACTCATCGGCAATGTCGGCAATGCGCAGTACTTGTTTAAAAGTTACTTTACCAAACGGTAGTTTAATGCGCACCATTTGTACACCCGGCTGCCGCTGGCCATATATCCCGCGGGCTAAACGCAGACTTCTGAATTTTTCTTCATGTATTGTACCTTCACGAAAAGCCCTGATTCTTTTCTCCAGATCAACAATATCCTTCTCTACTACCGGGTTTTCCAGTTCCGTTCTGAAACTATGCATGTTTAATTTATTATTTGCCAAATAAAAAAGCCTCTGTAGCTATAAGTGCTGCAGAGGCTTCCAAAATATCTTTAAAATTACCCTTTACAGCCGAATAGCAGCGAACATACCGCAACAGATTGTAGCAGCATAACAATTTTCAGCCATAAACAGGGTTTTCATAAAGTCAAATATAGGTACACTTAATTTAAAGTTTGTGCCTTTTTGAATAAAATCTTGTGTTTGTATTGTAACAATTATCTTTCAAAAAGCTAATCCACGTCAGAAGCCAATATATTTAAGGTATCTGCATCATGTACTAAAACAGCAGACCTGTAATATGATTATAGCTTTACTTTTCAACAAAAAGAGAGTTACACTACTTTTTAGCAGTTTATTTATACTGTCTTTTTTTAGTGTTCGGGCACAATCCGGCACGGCAAACACTGTAGGACCTGAAAAAGGTGCGCTGGTTATTGTAGGCGGCGGTAATGTAGGGGCTGATATCTGGGCCAGGTTTATCCAACTGGCTGGTGGTACTAAAGCGCGCATTATTTATGTACCCACAGCGCAGGAAGATTCAATGTTGAAAAGCGACCGTGAAATTAGAAGCTTAAAGCAGGCTGGTGCGCAGGAAGTTGTTGTACTGCATACCCGCGACCCGAAGGTAGCCAATACTGAAGCTTTTGTAGCCCCGATTAAAACAGCTACAGGTGTCTGGTTTGAAGGTGGCCGTCAATGGCGATTGGCCGATTCCTACTTAAATACCCGTACACAGCAGGAGTTTAATGCTTTGCTGAACCGAGGTGGCGTAATTGGTGGTACATCGGCCGGGGCCAGCATACAAGGTTCGTTTTTGTTCAGGGGAGATACTAAAGGGAACAATATTATTGTGGGCGATCATGTGCAAGGCTTAGGTTTTATGCACAACACGGCTATTGATCAGCATATTTTGAAACGAAACCGCCAGTTTGATATGGCTGAGTTTATTAAAACTCACCCCGATTTGTTGGGGATTGGCATTGACGAGAGTACAGGCATCGTAGTACAAGGCAATCGGCTGGAAGTAATCGGCATCTCGTATGTTTGCATCAACGATTACAATATTATTAGTGGTAAGGAGAAGAACCCTTATGCTAATGGACCATTCTTTTTTTTACAAAAAGGACAGGTTTTAGATTTGCAAACACGCCGCATAAAGCGTGATATTGCACGCGCTAATAATACAGGCAATTAAATGCCCGTTTTTGTGATACCAAATACAAAAACTTATGCTTGAAAAAGATACTGATACGATAGACGTACAGCAGCCAACCGGCTCCTTGTTTACCCACCTGCAATGCCCTGAATGTGGCGCAACGTATGATACCTCAAGTTTACACAATACTTGCACCAATGAAGATAAATCAACCCTGTTTGCACAGTATGATTTGAGTGGTGGTTTAACCAAAGATATTTTGAAAGGCCGGCCAGCCAACATGTGGCGCTATAAAGAGTTTTTACCGGTTATGGATGCGGCAAACATGATAACCATGGGCGAAGGCTTTTCACCCATGCTGCCCCTACAAAACTTACAGCAGGTAGCTGGAGATAACGAAGTATTCATTAAAAATGAAGCTAATAACCCAACGGGCTCTTTCAAGGCTCGCGGTATTAGTATGGCTGTATCCAGGGCGAAAGAGTT
This region includes:
- a CDS encoding cyanophycinase; its protein translation is MIIALLFNKKRVTLLFSSLFILSFFSVRAQSGTANTVGPEKGALVIVGGGNVGADIWARFIQLAGGTKARIIYVPTAQEDSMLKSDREIRSLKQAGAQEVVVLHTRDPKVANTEAFVAPIKTATGVWFEGGRQWRLADSYLNTRTQQEFNALLNRGGVIGGTSAGASIQGSFLFRGDTKGNNIIVGDHVQGLGFMHNTAIDQHILKRNRQFDMAEFIKTHPDLLGIGIDESTGIVVQGNRLEVIGISYVCINDYNIISGKEKNPYANGPFFFLQKGQVLDLQTRRIKRDIARANNTGN
- a CDS encoding HEPN domain-containing protein, which translates into the protein MHSFRTELENPVVEKDIVDLEKRIRAFREGTIHEEKFRSLRLARGIYGQRQPGVQMVRIKLPFGKVTFKQVLRIADIADEYGSGNLHLTTRQDIQIHYVSLDRTPELWAKLEQDDITLREACGNTVRNVTTSPSAGIDPQEPFDVSPYAQAVFEYLLRNPICQEMGRKFKITFSSSDADTAFSYIHDLGFIPKLQNGDERGFKVMLGGGLGAQPALAHPVHEFLPEDELIPFIESIIRVFDRYGERSNRSKARMKFLVQKMGLDELLRLAEGEKTANKVQSFKINRDTVPAPALPQTQAYPEVTVSNQRQYEQWLATNVFEQKQPGFYGVWVKVPVGDIHTPEVRQLIAGIQNLVADEIRVTQNQGLLLKYVSKEALPALFNALATVSLAAPGFDSVADVTTCPGTDTCNLGISNSMTLSRVLEEVIYDEYEDLIYNQDIKIKISGCMNSCGQHGLAHIGFHGSSLKAGTRVLPSVQVLLGGGTVGNGVGRAADKVIKVPAKRATHALRYVLDDYRPQAEQYGNFHAYYDAKGKDYFYQLLKPLADLTNLTEEEFVDWGHEETFATAIGVGECAGVMIDLVATLLYEADEKIGWAKEAYQQSRWADAIYHSYNTFISAAKALLLDKNVNSSTQIGIMKEFDTHFIATGLVHLPDTFNNWVTRLNQNEPSEAFATAYMQDAEGFLIEMKAKREEFKNDIIPSNL
- the cobA gene encoding uroporphyrinogen-III C-methyltransferase, whose amino-acid sequence is MTSSHPTYKQPRITLVGAGPGDAELITLKGLKALQAADVVLYDALVSEELLAFAPEQAIKVYVGKRSGEHSQKQEAINQLMVDYALNYGHVVRLKGGDPFVFGRGYEELEFAAAHHIPATVIPGISSSISVPGLQQIPVTHRGLSESFWVVTGTTASGQLSADLYQAVRSNATIVVLMGLHKLAEITALFKAEGKHHLPAAIIQNGSMPDEKVVIGTVDTLVDLAFEHHIKAPAILVFGQVVSLHPQFRTIHELHDYTTR
- a CDS encoding TSUP family transporter; the encoded protein is MIIQPGNNAATAKPAPIQGDNQLFPVFLKLNELHVVLIGAGNIGLEKLTALLHNSPQTRVTIIAERVLSEVQQLVASYPQISIRQKTFEADDLNEADLVVAATGDNELNAHIRRAAHQRKLLINVADKPDLCDFYLGSIIKKGDLKIAISTNGKSPTIAKRLKQVLSEALPDDLDTTLQQMNALRLQLKGNFADKVKALNEATAMLVEQKPAQKHHLKWLIWITTVLALGLSLTTLWFNQPGFKIYVQHINPAFYYFLGAGFVFALIDGAIGMSYGVTSTTFSLSMGIPPASASMGVHLSEIMSNGIAGWMHYRMGNVNWKLFKMLLIPGIIGSVAGAYLLSSLEHYSQYTKPVVSVYTLILGLVIFSKAFKPKRIKSADKVKRISLLGLGGGFIDAVGGGGWGSIVLSTLIAGGRSPRFSLGTVKLSRFFIALMGSLTFITMLNGAHWYAVAGLVLGSALASPIAARISNKISTKVIMVSVAVIVILVSLKSIYAFAAKFL